The nucleotide sequence TTATTGGCCTTAGGCGAACAAACAAAGTTGTATTTCCCCTTGTGTTGGTTCCAAAATCTGCAAACAGCCTTGTCaattaatagtgtttataaatttATAGTGAATACTAAAAAACATAAttgtaaattcatattttaatctCAGCAATTTAATGCATCTCCTATGCTAAATCattaaagtgttttatttatttaacaccaTTATGTCAGCCATTGGCAATCCTGATCTCTAGATATTGGATATCTTGCATAATTTCTTGATCCAAATCCCAACTTCTGCATCGTTTCCCATCTTCTGTagtttcaaattaattaaaaaaaagaccaAAACTGCATTTCCTGGTATTTTAGACCACAAAAAACAGTGGAAACCTTTGCCCTCCTCACCCTAGCTTCCCTATTGAGACCATGTGCCTTTTCTACTGCTTCTACGACTTCTGGGTGATGCAGCAAGACTGCCATGATCAGCAGAGCTTTCCATTAGTTCAAGAAAACCAAACTGAATGTCATCCAGAGCTATGTAATTAGAGGCAGAAAGCTTTCAGTGAAGCActtctttctctgtctgtttcCACTGTGTTGTGGGATTTTCCCATGAGATTCTGAAGTGCCCCAAATGAGCTGTTTAGCAGAACAGCATCCTGCAGTTCTGAGAGCAGGAAATGCTGCTGATGTAGACTTTCAATATGGCAGTATCTCACTTTATCTTTTTGTAACTTGATTgcaacacattgtttcaaatttGTTTGCTATATGAACAGATCGTCCTCCacagatttatatattttttttttaccgagTGTTGCTACACTCTGCGATCTGTGTCACTGGTGGGTGCTCCCTCTGCTGTCACTTTATTGTTATTGCCCATTAGTTGTCTTGTCGCTCGCCGCGACGATATCTGTTCAAACAGTTACTGCAGCTCATGTCGccttcattgaaaatgaatgtgattAAGTTGCTTTGTGGCACGATGTCGCCTGCGGTGTGAATTGCGCTTGAGGctaacaacatgaaggtgagtaaatgataaagtttcatttttggatgaactatccctttaaatgaaactTCCATCTCTCAGGCTTGTGTTGAGTCTAGTCATTTCCATTTGATTCTAATTGAAAAGATATGCTGGGAGTGAATTAACATCTGCTGAGGGAATGttgaataatttaaaacattctcATTACTTCTGTAAAGAGaataaaatatgatctcagtgtgTAGATGCATCAAGGCAGCCACTGGGAAAtgcttttgctttttatttatgaTATGTTGTATTAACTGTTCAACCTTGAAAATGTTATGATCTCAGTCTTTTGTCTTGTAACtcaaatatatgtgtgtttttcttGCAGTATTCAGTCTACAGGACTTGTGTTGCCGTGCCATTGTATCCTGCACCCCTGTGCACCTTATTGATAAGCTGCCACTTCCTGTGGCCATCAAAAGCCATCtgaagtccttctccatggcgaATGGCATGAATGCTGTCATGATGCACGGTCGGTCCTACTCGCTGGCCAACGCGGCTGGAGGCAGCAAAGGCAACAGCCTCAAACGTTCAAAATCCATTCGGCCACCTCAGAGCCCGCCCCAGAACTGCACCAGGAACAACTGTAAGATATCCTAGCTGGTGGGCATAGGGGCGGGGCAAGGCCATCCCTTCCCTTTTACAACACCGGTGCACACAGGCAAACACATAGGGGCCGGGTCGATGTGGCACTTCCCAGTGTAGCAGAACAGGTTGTGAACAAACTTCCTGTTGCCAGGGACAGCTACACTTTCTCCCCCACCTTGCTGCAGTACACTCCGTAGGCACATTCAGACCCATTTAATTTCTCACTCGCAGACCATGACAAAAGTCAGCTGTTCATCAGACTCCTTGATTTTGAGCCAGTGACCACTGATTGCATGTTTTCCTGCTGCACTAGCTCCCTCTGCTGGGGAATTAATGCAGAACAAACCCCTGAGTTGGAGAGTCAACAGACATTTTGCTTTCCTCTGGTGAGGAGGCCTCTTTTGAAGTTGTTTTATCGACTTATTACGTTTTGTGTTCACATTGTTTCGCACATACTGTACATCCTCAGTAAATACTGTGCTTTTCAAATGTTGTTCCTCCTTTATGGTGTTTGTATGGGCCTGTTCTCCATACAAAAACTGAAGTATCTCTAAGGGTCACATGGTCTTGCATGCTTAAAAATGAGTGTTTGAGGGCCGGTGCAAAATTACTTGTAGTGCGTAATTCTGAACTGAtgtattaaaattttatttgcaCTGCAAATGGTTGGTCTCTAAAATGGTCAATTCTGCACAATGGCTTCTACAAGATAGTGACTATATTGTTGAATGTGGACTATGAAAATGGGACCACTGATTGTTTACGAACCCAAGAGCGAGAGCACAAGCATTTCCAGGCAGACAGGGATACTTCATGACACGTCACCATCTCTCTTAGCTGGAAAGTCCTTGAAGATCCTGAAAATTATTAAATGGTCCCTCTTAAGATAGATACAGAAAATTCTTGCTCAGGGGACATTGTTGGCTGAGAGTTCTTTTTTCTTTGTAGCCCTCCTCACTTTTACAAGTTTTTTCCTGCATGTCTTGTGGAGCATTCTTCACATTTACAATAATTTGTCCCTATAATGTATGCAATTACACCTGAGTTCAGTAAACCGGCCAACCTGTTGGCTATCAGATGCCTAATTCCCTCATTCAGAATCAAGCACTGCAACACATTCAGCACCATTTTAGTTATTTTCGTTATTTTCCATTATCCCTTCTTTCCAGGTAAAATTTTTTCACCCTCAAAATGTGCCATGATTTCAAAGCCCGTgtgttacagttttcagtgttgttgTATGAGTTCAAAGCCTAAAGGGTCTTTGCTTGAAGCTTTTTTAACTGCACATACAGAAAAGCATGGTTTCTATATAGTTATTCTGAAACAGTGTCACAATGAAGGATTTCGAACCCATTCAAGCTTGCGTCTTAATATCAAGCACAAACTTAAGTGACGTCATCAGTGCTAGAATTTGTTGGTTGTAGAATGTTAACCGCTGTTTTAATCTACATACGTCCTTTATACTTCTCCCTGTGGTGTCAAATCCTGACAAAAGCAACTGTGCATCTCGTTCAGGTCTGATGATCCAAGGTTGTTGAATAATGGATGCTCCTCTCAGATCTCCAGAGATTTCACTTCATCAACTATCCCCCGCCCCTAGGCCGCTCCCCTAGTTGCCATTTCTTTTCATAGCACCAGAGAACAGCTCTTTGTCCCTTTCTCTATTCTCCACCTTATCTCAGGGATGAGCCCCAGCCTCCAGCAGCAGACCTGCCCAATGAAGCCCGTTTAAACCAGGCTGAGCAACAGGCTGCCAGCAGGGGGCCTTTAAACTTTCCCCAGATAGCTCCAAGCTCTCTGTTTTTGACCTATAATCTATTTGCTACGGGCCTTTTGCAGTCACCAGAGCTCATATAAATGAACTTGGCACTTCCTTTTAGAGCAGTTGTGCATATTAGTGTCCATCTGTTGTGTACACAGTGGGTGTCGTTAAATTTAAAGCATCCACAGAAGGTGTTACTCACCTGAGAATCGTtcccccttaaagggatagttcacccaaaaatgaaaattctgtcattagcTTACCCTCGTGTTTGTTCTGAACACATTTGACTTTCATATGATGAACACAAAAGAATATGCTGGGCAGAATATTATCTTAAATTCACTGTAATTGCTtttaatcttttttccatacaatgaaaacgaATGGTGACAAGTGTAAATCCATGAAGAAATTAAGCCATATAGGTTCATAACAACAAAATGGTGTGGGATTAGtcaccgaattttcatttttgtttgaactattcctttaaaacattaaaggaaatgctacaaataagttattttattcctTTTTGGGCATCTTCAGAATCTGTAGGTATTAGTTTGAGCCTCTCGTCTGAGAGCAGTGGTTGTTATTCTTTGTAATGCACACCTTATGATGCAAAGAAAATATGTGACTTAGCTAGGAAGttcaattttaatgtttttttttttgtaaagtgttcTTCCTCTTATCTAAAGCCTCCAATgttgttctatatatatatatatatatatatatatatatatatatatatatatatatatatagaacataACATGTTCCTATTAAGTGTAACCGTGGGCAGTCAAGCATGACAAGACCCCCCTGGTGTTGTAGGAAGGTGGTCTCTGTGCGAGCAGAATAAATGTGATTGGTGAAGCAGTAGGGACACAATTGTAAACACTATTTTCCTTTGGTTGAAGCTAAAAGCTGCTGAATAACTTGCATAAAGAATGATCAGATATCAGATTATTCTTGCAACAacgaacacattttgtttttaaattattgatTGTACAGTGTATGAAAAGCAACaactttttcacaataaaattgATAATGTTATCTTTAAAACAATGCTTTGCAGTTCTTTTTATTCAGCATACTCTTCCCCCACAAcactatttaaatatttattaaaatatacatttgatgATATTTACAAGGATAACGCTTAAATTTCAGAAACAACAGTCTGCTGTGCCACCTATGTATAAGgatatttattaaaagtaaaatattgacAAACTGTACGACGACTACAGTAATTTGCCCACATAGCATGAGGAAAACTACTGTCACCTGCTGAACAAAATATCATTGTTGTGCCATCACTGTTGATGTTTCCAAATGATTCCACTTTCCATCCAATGACAGTTAGAACTTTCTGAATAGCAGTGTTATACAATATTTACAGAAAAAGGCCAGTACTGAATAAAATAATCTGAGAAGAACGTGTCATCACATATCCAAGGGGAGAGTGTTCATCCAGTTTGAGTTGAAATGTGGTGCCTGGTCAAACTCctaagtaataaaaataatggaatatGCCGTTTTAAATGATCAGAGAGACTGAGAATGTTAGAAATGCTTTCAAGTTAATGAAATCTGTGTTCTCCCACTACTTGGTTTTAAAGATGTAAAGAGAGCAAAtatttaaagatgctgtaagcgatttaagcgttctgaagctttcacttgactgagccattgaattaaCCACACCTCCTCATTCTAAAACCCCGCCCTTCAAAgatcattttgagaccaaaactgagcaaaagagcagcattgttagttcctgtggctgtcaaattcaaaagtggcacaatagcaccctcaactgacaaacattatgaatcacagCCTCGATCCACTTCAAACACAaaactatgagaacgagcaagatgattgacaggtgaaaagcatcacagaaaccagtgagatatctcaggacacttatattattaatatctttaagggattaggatttttttttgcatacttgaccatgaaaaaaaaaattgcttacagcacctttaatgtcaGCTTTACATACTTTGTGTCCTAAGAGGTCCATTTTAGCTGCCTTCAAGGTTTGTCTTCTACAGATCACCAGTTAGACGGAATGAGATGGAATTTCAGGTAAACAGGTTTTACTTAAATATAGACCATGTTGAATACCTACTGCTTACTATGCAGTATGCACTATAtactgccaaattttttttttagagactATATAAAACTGTACACAATATGCAACGATAAACGGTTAAACAAAAAGTATGCtacatatttgcatattttgcCAAATGTAGTGCAGTAAGTCATCCGGGAATTCTATGCACACGGAAGATTTGCATTCTATTCACAGTACAAATACTGCTGAAGTAACTACTAGTATAGAATAGTATGCTAGTATTATTCTAAGTGATTCTGATGCCTGCTGCATAGATGGATTGGGTGTGCTCCCTGCCTGTTAAGTGGTTGTGGTGAATGAAGGCACCCCTGGCTATAGAGTATCCTCAGTGGTTTGGTGCCCTATTCTGGGGTTTCTCTGAAGCCTTCGAAGAACTGAAGTACCCTGATCTCTACTTTGTCTGGAGGATTGTGGTGATGTCTCATCTTCCACCCAGCATTCCAGTCTACCTCGCTCTCTAATTCTTCCTAGACCACTTCCTCTGGGCCTCAGGTTTCGCCCCTGACCTGCCTTCAAGGCTTTGGGTTTTGGAGGCAGGAGCAGAGCATCTGGTGACCTCTTAGGTGGAGCATCTTTGTTCTGCCCTACTCTTCTATTTGTGCCTGCCCTCTCCTGTCTCTGTGAACTCTTTGGTGATCTGTGGGATTCCGATGCCCCCTTGTCTGTAACTGAGGCTTGCCTGTCTGTCGTTTTCTTAGAATGAACCTGAAATGCACAAACCAACTTATGCCTGTGAACAGAAATCTTCACAATCAGGTTTTAAGCCTCGATAAAgtttttgactgttcagccacaTCCTGCGAAGGACCGTCTCATATTTAGAATGCTTTGTATGGTAGAAAGCTTAATTTCAAGAACTTTTACAACTTTTCAAAACACCAGGTTTCTGTTCCATTCGTTGTGCTCTTGTACATATTCTTGTGAACAGCTCTTAGACCTGGACACCTAAACAGACAGAACACGTGCCAAACACTTACCTGAGGTCTGAATGATGTGACTTCCCTTTTCTGCTCCTGTATATTTTGTAGTTTACTCAGGAGAAATGTTTTGTCCTTTCTTTCCTGACAGATAGATGAAAAAGAAAGGAATTACAAAGGATAAAactattatctatatatatatatatatatatatatatatatatatatatatatgtgtatatatatatgtgtatatgtatatatgtatatatatatatatatatatatatgtatatatgtatatatatatgtatatatgtgtatatgtatatatatgtatatgtgtgtatatatatatatatatatgtatacacacacacactaccggtcaaaagttttgaaacacttactcattctttattataatttttttttcttcacattttagaataacagtgaagtcatcacaactatggaataatagaaatggaaatatgggaattatgttgtgacaaaaatatatatcaaaaatatatcaaaactatgtcatattttagcatcttcatagtGGCCACACactgcctagattttgcagaaatgtactctagacattttctcaaccaacttctttacgcatcaccctgagatgctttttgtACAGTACTAAAGGAGTTCCCGTCTATATGCTGCGCACTTAGtggcttttcttaattatttggtccaagtcatccatttcaaaaactttttttttaaataaaatttttattttgtaattaaatcaatatgttggcacaattatatttttgtctacaaaactaatttcaaacatttaagcatacgccttcagatcaaaagatttatagatcatgagaaacagttcaggcaagtgtttcaaaacttttgaccggtagtgtgtatatatatttcaccCTGTTTGAGACTTAAGTGCACTGGATGCAAAAGTGAGCAGGCCTGGGGCTGTTCAGTGACCTCAGCACTCACATTTACAATCTGCTCTCTCAGAGACTTGATTAGCTGTTTCCGTCCCTGAGTGACTTGCCACAGAAAATAAGTGATGACTCTGAAAGAACAAAGAGAAGGgaacaaagaaaaatgtgacccCACACTTTAATATCTGATCTGCCCAAAAACAAAGGCCTAGTTTgaactttttttaatatttgggCATAGAAATAGACTTTTCCTATGGCCTAACAGTGCATTAAGTATTAAGCGAGTATTCTCGCTTTTAGCCTTACAGGATGATGAAGGCAATCAAATAGTAGAAGAGCTCATTTCTCAGCACATTTGCGAAAATCCACCAGACCCAATTGGTTCCTGGGACGTTCCGAATATAATCAGTCCAAATGACAATGGCCATGAAGGGGGTGTCGAGCCCCTGAAAGGGCCCACACTGACCTGAAGGCTTTAGACTGCAAGGCAAATGtaagatttaaagggacagttcaccagaAAATGAAAAATCCATTATCATGTACTCATCATCATATTCTtcctaacccatatgactttctctctgtcCCACAAAAGCCGATGTTTGGCAGATTGTtcgcttcagtcaccattcactttcattgcatctctttccatacaataaaattaaagtaTCTGAATGACTGTCAGACCCTAAACATTCTGCCCTTTTGTGTTCTAAAgtaagtcatgtgggtttggaacaacataagggtgggtAAATTATAACAAAGTAATAATATATAAGGAAGAAGATTAAGTATCACACCTCCACACTGTGTATGCCACCATGGAGAGCGCACCCACAAATGAGGGGAAGAACAGTAAGGCGATGAAGACAGTCTGCATCTGAGCAGCTCTGCCAGTGTGTTTGGGAGGCTGGCAGTTTATACTCAGACTAATCTGAAACAGGAACCAAAAGACATGACAAAGTTCTCACCAGACCAGTACATGCTATATGATCTCGGCTACAAGGACAGAGAGATGTAACGCCGCTTACCTTTTTCAcgtaaaaaattataaacagtTTAATGACTTGAATTACTGGAAGGAGGGGGGAGAAGTAAATTCCAATCCTGGGGTGACAGTAAGTGAcagaaaacagagaaagagacTGGAATCAGCTGAAAgggtatacagtatatgcttatAGAACTGAAGATATATCAATATGGGCTTACCAAGACAGTGTCTGGGCATAGATCAAATCAAGTACATTCCTAGCAATGTCAAACTCTGGGACGCCAAGACTCTGGACACACGTGGTTCCAATTACACTAGCAATTTTGAAAAAGTGAAATaagagtgaatatatatatatattgtttcagACTCAATCAGTAGTTATTTATATCATATGGAATAAGCCACTGTATACTCATGAATAGAACTGTAAAGCAAACCAATTACTCACAGTCTATTAATACAACATATCTAGAACAAAGTGGAAAATGAATTTATTATTTGCTAAACCTATAATTAATCTTTGGAATAACATTGAAGCtacaaaatagtttttatttatcaaacaTAACTGTTGAAGAAGATGGGTTTATTAAAAGTGTATTATCATTAGGATTCATCCCAACAATGATCTGGCCGTCTAACTTAGGTTACTGGTTAATCCTAAGTAAGAGCGACCAATATCTGGAGAATTACAGAGAGCACATTCCTCTATCCACATTGTAAGGAGGCATTCACACAGAACGTGTTTTTTGCATACATCTGCACTCTTCTGGAATTGTTTTTTTCTACATCATTGACCACAGCAGTGCGTATCACTGAGCGCAGTGCTAAAAGAACTGTAACTTATAAAAACAAGTCTCAAGAACTGCATTCGGTTCCATTCATTGCGCTACATCTAGCATTTTGGGGGTTTTTTGCCACATAAGAGCGCCTACACACTAGAGATTACAGTACATCAGAGAATGTTGTGAATCCATTGAATTATTTGTGGAAGGTGCTTCGACGCACTTGTAGACTTGTTGACCAATGAGAATTTCAGAAAGGCAAGTCAATTTGTGCTTTTGGAAATCCAGTTTACTGTATTACAGCTTGATTTCAAAACTGAACCGGCTCTTTGCAGATTGTATGCATTCATCAGACACTCCATCAGCACATTCTCTATTGTGTAAGGACCCTTACTTTAAACAAAGCACTTAAACCCAGGTTGCTGCTATGTGGCAGTTCCTGCAGTTGCTGACCTATGTTGCTAAAGTGGTAAGTAAAAAGTAACTAAATTTTACCAGCTCTGATAAGTTAAGGTTTTGAGTTAATGTTccatagaatatttttttaaccaaaatataCTTGACTTCCTTAATATGACTCACTTGCGTAGAAATTCCCCAAAGAAAGTGCCAAGTAGGCAGAATATGAAGTCTGTTATCAGGAGTCGATACACACTCTGGCCCACAAAGGACTCCCAACACTAGATCAAGAAAAAATTACAATACACACAAGCTTTTAAGCAACCTAGGGCAAAGAGATACATAATCATGCTGACTAGCAACCTTTAACACAAAAATATCTTTGTCCACCTACTGAGATTCTCGTAGGCACAAAATGCAGCCAGTAATAGCAAAGAATTCCAAGTATGGACATCTTTAAAACAACGTTTctagggggaggggggggggagggacacaaaaaaacaaaacaagttatGGCACAATGGTGAGATCAGCTGAGGAAATCTGATGCTTCTATTTGGGAGTGGTGACTGTAACATTATAGCAAAGATCGCACCTTATGATGCTGATGTAAATCTTTGCCCGTGAGTTGGTGTAATGCTCCATTTTGTTAATTAGGGAGTAGAGAAGAGGCACAATCAGGTTGATGAGAGACACAACCACAGGCAGAAGCAAAGTAGATGCCTCAGCAACCAAATCATTTGGATCGTAATTCAACCTGGATGTCTGCAGCACAACAGAATAACAAGAGTGGTAAATGCAGGCAAAAAAGAATGAAAGTAGAAAAGGAATAGATTTTAGCAGCGTTCAATTCAACTGAAATTGAAAGAAATTTAACTCGAGGTGTATCTCAATGCTAAGAACGCAGAGAACAGACTTACCATGCTACCTTGGAAGAATGAACTAGAAAGGACAGCAGTACGTAGAACGCATCTATTGtgagctttgagatgtgctgcaaTCTTACTGTTGTGCAATTGACCTTCCCAGCACATTTGTAGCCAGTGGAAGAATGATACTGGCATTATCACACACGAGTGACAGCATTGGTGACAGGTGATACGTTAAAAGAATAAAGCCTGTTTAACACTTGTTTTCTCaatgtgtttattactttattaaaatgatgcccaacaaaacaacaaatgttgatggCGAATGATGACTCTCATGAGCCATCAGACTTTCTCAAGCATACAGAGGGAACTCTTGTGGAAAAACACAAAACTTCCTTGATTTGCCACCATGCAGCTATGACTTCTGGGACTTCAAATGggttcttgcccacaagtcaccatccGACACATCCTCAATATTCAGCCTGATCAAGAACACATCCTATGCATTCTTGGTCCTTAATGAATTAATTCCTTACCtttttcaagcacatttttaggcACTCAAATTGGGGGAATCtcttcaaccaccaccagtggtgtgcagcatccacatggatgatgcgACAGAAGCCATTATGCACAAGtgcgcccaccacacaccagctattggtggagaggagaacACAGAGAgcaaatttggccaggacaccaggttTACACTCCTACTCTTTATGAGTAGTgccctaggatttttaatgaccacagagagtca is from Xyrauchen texanus isolate HMW12.3.18 chromosome 8, RBS_HiC_50CHRs, whole genome shotgun sequence and encodes:
- the tmc5 gene encoding transmembrane channel-like protein 5; protein product: MRRMSVFPQNGTTLRNLGLTANEIQQEVENNTSELVSDLVDLSARARIQAIRSLPMSYNERRRIRSRVVSVKLSKNILPVDCSQQVLRSFRRFGAILASARQHLVVWQGTLKEIGGRFGTSVLSYFLFLKWLLKFNLFSLIINFCLITIPQIVHAPNITSVTGFRGLELLTGVGSFNQTVLFYGGYNGEVIVSSPAYNMQLSYFFTIATYLVLCGVSLIYSMSRSFQQNFVFESGPVSGGAWRLLCSWDFSVINEKAIQNNKNNFGIQLKESLSERLQKNNTMSMSERIKHLSLNLLSWLLSLGLALGCCAGIYFLGTKQLTSRLNYDPNDLVAEASTLLLPVVVSLINLIVPLLYSLINKMEHYTNSRAKIYISIIRNVVLKMSILGILCYYWLHFVPTRISCWESFVGQSVYRLLITDFIFCLLGTFFGEFLRNVIGTTCVQSLGVPEFDIARNVLDLIYAQTLSWIGIYFSPLLPVIQVIKLFIIFYVKKISLSINCQPPKHTGRAAQMQTVFIALLFFPSFVGALSMVAYTVWSLKPSGQCGPFQGLDTPFMAIVIWTDYIRNVPGTNWVWWIFANVLRNELFYYLIAFIILVITYFLWQVTQGRKQLIKSLREQIVNERKDKTFLLSKLQNIQEQKREVTSFRPQEFDQAPHFNSNWMNTLPLDM